The Zygosaccharomyces rouxii strain CBS732 chromosome G complete sequence genome contains a region encoding:
- a CDS encoding arylsulfatase (conserved hypothetical protein): MSSKPNFLIIVADDLGFTDVGQFGGEIDTPNLDALTGDGLRFTGFHTASACSPTRSMLFSGTDNHLAGLGQMAEFARDFPEKFGGKPGYEGYLNFKVAALSEILSPEYYTILSGKWHLGLDEPYWPDKRGFEQSFSLLPGAGNHYKFNLQEKQFLPSIYQENGRLLDAEKELPDDFYSTDYFTTKFLDYLEDEKRKDRPFLGLLTYTAPHWPLQAPPKTIEKYKGVYDKGPLELRKKRLQRAQELGIVPPDVVPHLVETISEAGWDELDEKTKAYSSRVMETYAAMVDELDQHIGRVINHLKKTGEFENTVIMFLSDNGAEGMMMEALPFGGKLFKDRISAKYDNSYENIGRGDSFVYYGDMWAQAATAPRYMYKMWASEGGINCPLIFHYPKLHGEGGKITEQFTTVMDILPTVLDLSNVPHPGTTFQGRQVYKPKGKSWVPYLAKSSDRIHDEDTVTGWELFGQRAIRRGPFKALYIPKPFGSGAWQLFDASKDLGEINDLSGQLPEILEELLGHWSTYCAETGLVELEELPSKDNVKFRVIQDN; the protein is encoded by the coding sequence ATGAGTTCCAAGCccaattttctcattaTTGTTGCCGATGATCTTGGTTTCACCGATGTAGGTCAGTTCGGCGGTGAAATTGATACGCCCAACCTAGATGCTCTTACTGGAGATGGATTGAGGTTTACCGGGTTTCATACTGCCTCTGCATGCTCCCCTACAAGGTCAATGCTTTTCTCTGGTACCGATAACCATTTAGCGGGCCTTGGTCAGATGGCCGAATTTGCAAGGGACTTCCCAGAGAAATTTGGCGGCAAACCAGGTTATGAGGGCTATTTGAACTTCAAAGTTGCTGCATTAAGTGAAATCTTGTCGCCCGAGTACTATACCATTTTGTCGGGTAAATGGCATTTAGGTCTTGATGAGCCGTATTGGCCCGATAAAAGAGGTTTTGAACAGAGTTTCAGCTTGTTGCCAGGCGCTGGGAACCATTACAAGTTTAACTTACAGGAAAAGCAGTTTCTCCCATCGATCTACCAAGAGAACGGACGTCTTTTGGACGCGGAAAAGGAACTTCCAGATGATTTCTACAGTACTGATTACTTTACTACAAAGTTCTTGGATTACTTAGAGGATGAAAAGCGGAAGGATAGACCATTTCTAGGTCTTTTGACGTATACGGCGCCTCACTGGCCTCTGCAGGCGCCTCCGAAgacaattgaaaaatacaaaGGTGTCTATGATAAGGGTCCATTGGAACTGCGTAAGAAACGTTTGCAAAGGGCTCAAGAATTGGGAATCGTGCCACCGGACGTAGTCCCCCACTTGGTGGAAACTATCAGTGAAGCAGGTTGGGATGAATTAGACGAAAAGACCAAGGCTTACAGTTCTAGAGTCATGGAGACTTATGCCGCTATGGTGGACGAGTTGGATCAGCATATCGGTAGGGTGATtaatcatttgaaaaagacgGGcgaatttgaaaatactGTTATCATGTTTTTATCAGATAATGGTGCGGAAGGTATGATGATGGAGGCGCTAccatttggtggtaaacTGTTCAAAGATAGAATCAGTGCAAAGTACGACAATTCTTATGAGAATATTGGCAGAGGAGACAGTTTTGTGTACTACGGTGACATGTGGGCCCAGGCGGCAACCGCGCCAAGGTACATGTACAAAATGTGGGCAAGCGAGGGTGGTATCAACTGTCCTTTGATTTTCCACTATCCGAAATTGCACGGAGAAGGCGGCAAAATAACCGAACAATTTACCACGGTCATGGATATCTTGCCAACGGTACTAGATTTATCCAATGTCCCACACCCGGGGACTACATTCCAGGGAAGGCAAGTTTACAAACCCAAGGGTAAATCATGGGTACCGTATCTTGCAAAGTCTTCTGACAGGATTCACGACGAAGATACTGTTACCGGTTGGGAGTTGTTCGGTCAAAGGGCCATTAGAAGGGGTCCTTTCAAAGCCCTTTATATCCCAAAGCCGTTTGGATCAGGCGCATGGCAATTGTTTGATGCCTCAAAAGATCTAGGAGAAATTAACGATTTGAGTGGACAACTGCCGGAGATTCTCGAAGAGCTCCTCGGTCACTGGTCCACATATTGTGCAGAGACTGGTCTGgtagaattagaagaattgcCTTCTAAAGACAACGTTAAATTTAGAGTGATTCAAGACAATTGA
- the TCO89 gene encoding Tco89p (similar to uniprot|Q08921 Saccharomyces cerevisiae YPL180W TCO89 Tor Complex One) has product MGHKNKIRSELDSMAAQSSSKGLQNMTSNSASGHTTRPFRQFSTKSRAKSTASFKGLHRITPHDSGSDADSHHSGESVFRKSGSSDSLYRKRAISGLNMTALTRVKSNPSQMPGSRSSSVNSSTSYSLGAVSTGLKPSTSKPTHSVVGLHGDDKDIDNDTTTDEEVEYFSDEEENENGKSQKSSPIGENMPRENSNNKVKRTPEENKMLSKSFSELTLPYERAENEAPHLVNQPSYKAPSSLINPQQEQLLSNSYKEVNDGNNDTNTENNDGGNAKPESNELKRQESDETANDKILHDDGDDRIDNNNLYPAAVDTSMEAGAHSLKRQGKNFQDPQENGLSLMGEDESPRGTGNYISQRRNSDHEQYIPSMILSQSTGVERRFDQPASIQNSLANNYQVMPPLEEAQNGAIKEYNMGLNKENQIIDSPSFQNVNRDQLLQQQQHQQQEEQHQQPQPPQPPPLQQQPSQRQPHFQHFHQPQLQQHSQVPPQQYQQPQQHHLSRQKQANNTNSNTQHSFSTSISSLTSSLQKMAPENVYNTSRKSHLLRKKPSQISFLGSSFRGSNAEVPNSYLHRESPPASSDINNFAQFLKSDNMDGESRTQRKLWLQRENSILDLSSQHEASDSIFMASNIEVKREFERISHEYTNVRRFSNPIEEALARVDSEQKHTVIKSTTSQDSEMLDSLIPRPINEGKEIDELLPKSQSAKLHKVLQSIWREESALFNKDTNPVNRNKSPISGHVTNTSRTSLKNVMNPGSALQHQRVINSLQPTTRAVNRRMENALHNQQRL; this is encoded by the coding sequence ATGGGGcataagaataaaatacGTTCAGAATTAGATTCTATGGCCGCCCAAAGTTCCTCCAAGGGATTGCAGAACATGACATCCAATTCTGCAAGTGGGCATACTACGAGGCCCTTTAGGCAGTTTTCTACCAAGTCAAGAGCTAAAAGCACTGCAAGTTTTAAGGGACTGCATAGAATAACACCTCATGATAGTGGTAGCGATGCTGATAGTCATCATTCCGGTGAAAGTGTATTCAGAAAGAGCGGAAGTTCTGATTCACTTTACAGGAAGAGGGCCATTAGTGGGTTGAATATGACTGCTTTGACTAGGGTTAAATCAAATCCAAGTCAAATGCCGGGTTCGAGATCTAGTTCTGTGAACAGTTCCACCAGTTACAGTCTTGGAGCAGTTTCCACCGGCTTAAAACCAAGCACTAGTAAGCCAACCCATTCTGTAGTGGGACTTCATGGCGATGATAAAGACATTGATAATGATACTACtacagatgaagaagtagAGTATTTCtccgatgaagaagagaatgaAAATGGCAAATCACAGAAATCTTCACCCATAGGAGAGAATATGCCCAGGGAAAATTCTAACAACAAAGTCAAAAGAACACCAGAGGAAAACAAAATGCTATCAAAATCATTTAGTGAATTGACTTTACCTTATGAGAGAGCTGAAAATGAGGCTCCACACCTGGTGAATCAACCAAGTTATAAAGCACCCTCAAGTTTAATTAATCCGCAGCAAGAACAGTTGTTGTCGAACAGTTATAAGGAAGTTaatgatggtaataatgataCGAATACTGAGAATAATGATGGAGGTAATGCTAAACCAGAATCGAACGAATTGAAAAGACAAGAATCAGATGAAACAGCTAATGACAAAATATTACATgacgatggtgatgatcGTATtgataataacaatttaTATCCTGCGGCAGTAGATACAAGTATGGAAGCTGGAGCTCATAGTCTCAAGAGACAGGGAAAGAATTTTCAAGACCCACAAGAAAATGGTTTGTCCTTAATGGGAGAGGATGAATCCCCCCGTGGAACCGGTAACTACATCTCCCAACGCAGAAATAGCGATCATGAACAGTATATCCCCAGCATGATCCTTTCACAATCAACAGGTGtggaaagaagatttgatcaaCCTGCTTCTATACAAAATTCTCTAGCCAATAATTATCAAGTGATGCCTCCACTAGAAGAAGCCCAGAATGGTGCTATTAAAGAATACAACATGGGTCTtaacaaagaaaatcaaATCATTGACTCTCCtagttttcaaaatgttaatCGAGATCAATTACttcaacagcaacagcatCAACAACAGGAGGAACAGCATCAACAACCGCAACCACCGCAACCACCGCCactacaacaacagccATCACAGCGGCAACCACATTTTCAACATTTCCATCAACCGCAGCTGCAACAACATAGTCAAGTACCGCCACAACAGTAtcaacaaccacaacagcaCCATTTATCACGCCAAAAGCAGGCCAATAATACAAATAGTAATACTCAGCATAGTTTTTCTACATCAATTTCGAGTTTGACAAGTAGTCTACAAAAGATGGCTCCAGAAAATGTCTATAATACCTCTCGCAAGAGTCATTTGCTTCGGAAGAAGCCTTCCCAGATTTCGTTCCTTGGTTCAAGCTTTAGAGGCTCCAATGCAGAGGTTCCAAACTCATACTTACACCGTGAAAGTCCTCCAGCTTCTTCGGACATCAATAATTTTGCAcagtttttgaaatcagATAACATGGATGGTGAATCTAGAACTCAACGTAAGCTTTGGCTGCAAAGAGAAAATTCCATTTTAGATCTTAGCTCACAACATGAAGCTAGTGATTCTATTTTCATGGCCAGTAACATTGAAGTTAAAAGAGAATTCGAAAGGATCTCACACGAGTATACGAACGTGAGAAGGTTTTCTAATCCGATTGAAGAAGCATTAGCAAGAGTGGACTCTGAACAGAAACATACTGTGATTAAGAGTACTACCAGTCAAGATTCTGAAATGCTAGATTCTCTAATTCCAAGGCCTATTAAtgaaggtaaagaaattgatgaacttCTGCCGAAGTCCCAAAGCGCCAAGTTACACAAGGTTTTGCAATCTATTTGGAGAGAGGAAAGTGCATTGTTCAATAAGGACACGAACCCTGTAAATCGTAACAAATCACCGATATCAGGTCATGTCACTAACACAAGTCGaacatctttgaaaaatgttaTGAATCCAGGCTCTGCGCTTCAACACCAGAGGGTAATCAACTCACTACAACCAACCACGAGGGCTGTTAATAGAAGGATGGAAAACGCCCTACATAATCAGCAAAGATTGTGA
- the VPS45 gene encoding Vps45p (similar to uniprot|P38932 Saccharomyces cerevisiae YGL095C VPS45 Protein of the Sec1p family essential for vacuolar protein sorting required for the function of both Pep12p and the early endosome/late Golgi SNARE Tlg2p), with translation MDLFTVADFYINRLVNSQARAGSTSLVEQNRIKALILDKDTTSTISMCATQSELLNHEIYLVDTIENDNRDVMRHLRCLVYVKPTEETIQALIRELENPRYGDYHIFFNNTVTKSQLERLAEADSMECVSKVEEIFQDYFILNEDLFSFDLPPENLFTNSLLWDEVGLTDCTKSLTSLLLSLKLKPEIRFDAPSRLCGKLAKEISYEINQNERSLFDFPPMDSPPVLVLLDRKTDPLTPLLQPWTYQSMINEYIGVKRNMVDLSKVPDIDKDLQKVTLSPRQDSFFKDTMYLNFGELGDKIKQYVDNYKDKTNTNSQINSIEDIKNFIEKYPEFRKLSGSVAKHMAIVGELDRQLQMRDVWEVSEVEQNLSVHKDDPEDFRDLVKILESPKIDKYYKLKLACIYALRQGNNNSQLNEIVQILQKQPLFPVDDINLFHKFRRIFGQNQAVDEGQGRYWERDDLLSELTKRFNSKVRNADSGNVFMQHIPKISKLLTDFSKNKVPKEQFKTLEETETSRNANASPPSQDLIVFVVGGVTFEEARFVHEFNETMRGKMRVILGGTSVISTHEYMESIRQTNNSGI, from the coding sequence ATGGATTTATTTACGGTTGCTGATTTTTATATTAATAGGCTGGTAAACTCTCAGGCAAGAGCCGGTAGTACCAGTTTGGTCGAGCAGAACAGGATCAAGGCACTGATTTTGGACAAAGATACCACCTCCACGATATCTATGTGTGCTACCCAGAGTGAATTGTTGAATCATGAGATCTACCTTGTGGATACGATTGAGAACGATAACAGAGACGTAATGAGACATTTGAGATGTTTGGTCTACGTGAAACCTACTGAGGAAACTATACAGGCATTGATTCGAGAGCTAGAAAATCCTCGGTATGGAGATTATCatatctttttcaataatacAGTTACTAAATCTCAGTTGGAAAGATTGGCAGAAGCAGATAGTATGGAATGTGTTTCAAAAGTGGAAGAGATTTTCCAAGACTATTTCATTCTAAATGAAGATCTGTTTTCCTTCGACTTACCTCCTGAAAATCTTTTTACTAATTCATTATTATGGGATGAAGTTGGACTTACAGACTGCACCAAAAGTTTAACATCATTGTTGttatctttgaaattgaaaccCGAAATTAGATTTGATGCCCCCAGTCGACTCTGCGGTAAATTAGCCAAAGAAATTAGTTATGAAATCAATCAGAACGAAAGGTCGCTATTTGATTTTCCTCCTATGGATTCACCACCAGTTCTTGTATTGTTGGATAGGAAAACAGATCCACTGACACCTCTTTTGCAGCCATGGACCTATCAGTCAATGATTAACGAATACATTGGTGTTAAACGCAATATGGTTGACCTTTCAAAAGTTCCTGATATCGACAAGGATTTACAGAAGGTGACTCTTTCTCCAAGACAGGATAGTTTCTTCAAGGATACCATGTATTtaaattttggtgaattagGTGACAAGATCAAACAATACGTGGATAACTATAAGGATAAAACTAATACGAATAGTCAAATTAACAGCATCGAAGatatcaagaattttatTGAGAAATATCCGGAGTTCAGGAAACTGTCGGGTAGCGTGGCAAAACATATGGCTATCGTAGGTGAATTGGATAGGCAGTTACAAATGAGAGATGTCTGGGAAGTTAGTGAAGTAGAACAAAATCTGTCGGTGCATAAGGATGACCCTGAGGATTTCCGAGATCTGGTTAAAATACTGGAGAGTCCAAAAATTGACAAATATTACAAATTGAAGCTTGCATGCATATACGCTCTAAGGCAAGGGAACAACAATTCTCAGTTAAACGAGATTGTacaaattttacaaaagcAACCATTGTTCCCTGTAGATGATATCAATTTGTTCCACAAATTCCGTAGGATATTTGGTCAAAACCAAGCTGTTGATGAGGGCCAAGGTCGTTACTGGGAAAGGGATGATCTTTTGAGTGAATTGACTAAAAGATTCAATAGTAAAGTGAGAAATGCAGATTCGGGAAATGTATTTATGCAACATATCCCTAAAATCTCTAAATTGTTAACAGACTTTTCTAAAAACAAAGTTCCTAAAGAACAATTCAAGactttggaagaaacaGAAACTTCCCGTAACGCTAATGCATCCCCACCATCCCAGGATCTAATAGtatttgttgttggtggtgttaCATTCGAAGAAGCTAGATTTGTGCACGAATTTAATGAAACCATGAGAGGTAAGATGAGAGTGATTCTGGGGGGTACTTCCGTAATATCCACCCACGAGTACATGGAATCCATTCGCCAAACTAATAATAGTGGTATATAA
- the CTI6 gene encoding Cti6p (weakly similar to uniprot|Q6B1X3 Saccharomyces cerevisiae YPL181W CTI6 Protein that relieves transcriptional repression by binding to the Cyc8p-Tup1p corepressor and recruiting the SAGA complex to the repressed promoter contains a PHD finger domain), which yields MDQDDSEQAMPGVKQEIPHESSPDGISEPQDTEGGDEEGETRCICKELDPPDDSGLYIQCEQCGAWQHGYCVGISDGEDSYLEKYWCEQCKPELHRLYTVDSAGTLRSLYQPIQEKRRHIRRNSRQRPNSNPTSGSQLEDSQHDSSNSSLRETPEKNPTDDSRESRSRSSRSRRSLEKSIGNDIREADQDQENDGNNGHNNTNDNGKRNNSNSELDRLGESPLSEDPIEDGDEDDKKLQDRKRATFSAREEKHYQWMLEKAIRESRRTSKHEDDSHDAGDGQKLGLEADLTNEEVPDQAQESKESRTHQGRNDYWHNGEENVAVTENEHSQSPPVNLQEFHGYGASNSAANSGTSASGAAASATNRTRDDPLLSRSASMNSNSEDDSKRPKKSKRGPNRGNRSSGNGNGARASTPPKGKLELGVNKPMKPRLPSQRTSLNEMRRRVGAILEFISRTQWELSEDQSSRDDLIRFVENQQFVQQVDTIFESHDHTLKLMDDLTRSLLLWEKKYSNGPTIQD from the coding sequence atggaTCAAGACGATTCTGAACAAGCTATGCCTGGTGTGAAACAGGAAATACCTCATGAGAGTTCCCCAGACGGAATATCTGAACCACAAGACACTGAAGGTGGTGATGAGGAAGGTGAAACTAGATGCATATGTAAGGAATTAGATCCACCTGATGACTCTGGTCTCTATATTCAATGTGAACAGTGTGGAGCTTGGCAGCATGGTTACTGTGTTGGTATATCTGACGGTGAAGATAGTTATCTAGAGAAATACTGGTGTGAACAGTGTAAACCTGAATTACATCGATTGTACACTGTAGATAGTGCTGGTACACTAAGATCTCTTTATCAACCAATccaagaaaagagaagacATATCAGAAGAAACAGTCGGCAGAGACCTAACTCTAATCCGACATCAGGCTCGCAATTGGAAGATTCTCAACATGATTCCTCGAACTCAAGTCTTCGAGAGACCCCAGAGAAGAATCCAACAGATGATTCAAGGGAAAGTCGATCAAGGTCTTCCAGATCTAGACGTAGCTTAGAAAAGTCAATTGGTAACGATATTAGAGAAGCGgatcaagatcaagagaatgACGGTAATAACGGTCATAACAATACTAACGATAATGGTAAAAGAaataacagtaatagtGAACTAGACCGTCTTGGAGAATCTCCATTATCAGAAGATCCAAtagaagatggtgatgaagatgataaaaaattacaagatcGTAAGAGAGCTACTTTCTCTGCTAGGGAGGAAAAACATTACCAATGGATGTTAGAGAAAGCGATTAGAGAGAGTAGACGCACATCTAAACACGAAGACGATTCACACGATGCTGGAGATGGCCAGAAACTTGGCCTAGAGGCTGATTTAACTAACGAAGAAGTCCCGGACCAAGCGCAAGAGTCAAAGGAATCGAGGACTCATCAGGGACGCAATGACTATTGGCataatggtgaagaaaacGTTGCGGTGACAGAAAATGAACACTCACAGAGTCCACCGGTTAATCTTCAAGAGTTCCATGGTTATGGTGCTAGTAACTCTGCTGCCAACAGCGGCACTTCTGCATCTGGCGCAGCTGCCTCTGCCACAAATCGTACAAGGGACGACCCACTTTTGTCACGTTCAGCTTCCATGAATTCTAActctgaagatgattctAAAAGACCAAAGAAATCCAAGAGAGGTCCAAATCGTGGTAATAGATCGTCAGgaaatggtaatggtgcTAGGGCAAGTACGCCACCAAAGGGAAAATTGGAGCTTGGTGTTAATAAGCCTATGAAACCTAGGTTGCCATCTCAGCGTACATCCCTGAATGAAATGAGAAGAAGGGTAGGAGCTATCCTAGAGTTTATTTCAAGAACTCAATGGGAGTTGAGCGAGGACCAATCTTCCAGAGACGACCTTATACGTTTTGTGGAAAACCAACAGTTCGTACAACAAGTGGATACCATATTTGAATCTCATGACCACACTTTGAAACTTATGGACGACCTAACTAGATCATTGCTCCTTTGGGAGAAGAAATATTCGAACGGTCCAACTATACAAGACTGA